From one Pseudomonas sp. S35 genomic stretch:
- a CDS encoding GDP-mannose 4,6-dehydratase — protein sequence MEFSEKTALICGVSGQDGAYLAKFLLDKGYVVWGTSRDAQGSSFSNLKRLGILSGVKLLSMVPEDFRSVFMALKRSQPDEVYFLAGQSSVGLSFEQPAETIQSITLGTLNMLEACRMTDRPIRFYQAGSSECFGDTKGEPASERTVFHPRSPYAVAKSSAFWLVDNYREAYSLFACTGILFNHESELRPSRFVTQKIVTTAKRIAAGSNERLTLGRLDIARDWGAASEYVDAMWRMLQCDEPSDFVIATGQTHTLEAFVAETFTQLGLDWTAYVDQSKDFFRPTDLLVSRADPAKAERVLGWKAQSTMSDVITNMLNAS from the coding sequence TTGGAATTTTCAGAAAAAACAGCTCTGATTTGCGGTGTGAGCGGCCAGGACGGTGCTTATCTCGCAAAGTTTCTGCTCGACAAGGGTTATGTCGTCTGGGGCACGTCGCGGGACGCTCAGGGTTCTTCATTCTCCAATCTGAAGCGACTGGGCATCTTGTCCGGGGTGAAACTGCTGTCGATGGTGCCTGAAGACTTTCGCAGTGTTTTCATGGCGCTTAAACGCAGCCAGCCTGACGAAGTGTATTTCCTGGCTGGCCAGTCGTCTGTCGGGTTGTCGTTCGAACAGCCGGCTGAGACTATCCAGAGCATTACGCTGGGGACGCTGAATATGCTTGAGGCCTGCCGGATGACTGATCGTCCGATTCGTTTTTATCAGGCCGGCTCCAGTGAGTGTTTTGGTGACACCAAGGGTGAGCCAGCGTCCGAACGCACAGTTTTTCATCCCCGCAGCCCTTACGCTGTCGCCAAGTCCTCTGCATTTTGGCTGGTTGACAATTACCGTGAGGCTTACAGCCTCTTCGCGTGCACCGGTATCTTGTTCAATCACGAGTCTGAGCTGCGTCCTTCTCGATTTGTTACACAAAAGATCGTTACTACGGCCAAGCGTATAGCTGCGGGTTCGAACGAGCGATTGACGCTTGGGCGACTCGACATCGCACGTGATTGGGGCGCGGCGTCAGAATACGTAGATGCCATGTGGCGGATGTTGCAGTGCGATGAACCAAGTGATTTTGTGATCGCTACTGGCCAGACCCATACGCTGGAAGCATTTGTCGCCGAAACATTCACGCAACTGGGGCTCGACTGGACGGCTTATGTCGATCAATCGAAGGATTTTTTCCGTCCCACCGACTTATTGGTCAGTCGGGCCGACCCTGCCAAGGCCGAGCGCGTGCTGGGGTGGAAAGCCCAATCGACGATGTCGGATGTCATCACCAACATGCTGAACGCGAGTTAA
- the kdpA gene encoding potassium-transporting ATPase subunit KdpA → MHSYDYWLIIAFFAVVLVPAPFLGRFYYKVMEGQRTWLSPVLGPVERTCYRLAGVDAQQEQSWQKYMLALLAFNLAGFLLLFTILVFQDYLPLNPQKLPGQEWTLAFNTAVSFMTNTNWQSYSGEASLSYLSQMAGLTVQNFVSAATGLAVLVALCRGIGRKSAQTLGNFWVDMTRATLYGLLPLCLVLALFLVWQGVPQTFAHYVDAVTLQGVDQVIPLGPAASQIAIKQLGTNGGGFFGVNSAHPFEDPTAWANLFEVASIILIPVALVFTFGHYVKDLRQSRAILGCMLALFLIGGATSLWSEYQPNPTLNNPAVEQTAPLEGKETRFGTTGTVLWSVTTTAASNGSVNGMQDSLSPLSGMVALVNMMVGEVIFGGVGAGMYGMLLNVLIAVFLAGLMIGRTPEYLGKKLQAREVQLLVVTLLVMPVGVLVLGAIAASLPGPAGAISNPGPHGFSQLLYAYTSASANNGSAFGGFSANTPFHNLMLGLGMLIGRFGYILPVLALAGSLAMKKSAPIGQNSFPTHGPLFVTLLTVTILLVGGLTFLPTLALGPIAEHLSMGF, encoded by the coding sequence ATGCACAGTTATGACTATTGGCTGATCATTGCCTTCTTTGCCGTGGTGCTGGTGCCGGCACCCTTTCTGGGGCGGTTCTACTACAAGGTGATGGAAGGCCAGCGTACCTGGCTGAGCCCGGTGCTGGGGCCTGTCGAAAGAACCTGTTATCGCCTGGCGGGCGTGGACGCGCAGCAGGAACAGAGCTGGCAGAAATACATGCTGGCGTTGCTTGCGTTCAACCTTGCAGGCTTTTTGCTGTTGTTCACGATCCTGGTGTTCCAGGACTACCTCCCACTGAACCCGCAGAAATTGCCCGGCCAGGAATGGACGTTGGCCTTCAACACCGCGGTCAGTTTCATGACTAACACCAACTGGCAGTCCTACAGCGGTGAAGCCTCACTGAGCTACCTCAGCCAGATGGCGGGGCTGACCGTACAGAACTTCGTCAGTGCGGCCACCGGCTTGGCCGTCCTGGTCGCTTTATGCCGTGGGATCGGTCGCAAATCCGCCCAGACATTGGGTAACTTCTGGGTCGATATGACTCGCGCCACGCTCTACGGCCTGCTGCCGTTGTGCCTGGTGCTGGCGCTGTTTCTGGTATGGCAGGGCGTGCCGCAGACCTTCGCCCATTACGTCGATGCCGTGACGCTGCAAGGCGTTGATCAAGTGATCCCCCTGGGCCCGGCCGCCAGCCAGATTGCAATCAAGCAATTGGGCACCAACGGGGGTGGTTTCTTTGGCGTCAACTCGGCGCATCCGTTTGAAGACCCGACCGCCTGGGCCAACCTGTTTGAAGTGGCCTCGATCATCCTGATCCCGGTGGCGCTGGTGTTCACCTTCGGTCACTACGTCAAGGACCTGCGCCAAAGCCGCGCCATCCTTGGCTGCATGCTGGCGCTGTTCCTGATCGGCGGCGCGACGTCGCTGTGGTCGGAGTACCAGCCCAACCCAACCCTGAACAACCCTGCCGTGGAGCAGACCGCACCGCTGGAAGGCAAGGAAACGCGCTTCGGCACTACCGGCACGGTGCTGTGGTCGGTGACTACCACCGCGGCGTCCAACGGTTCGGTCAACGGCATGCAAGACAGCCTCAGCCCCCTCAGCGGGATGGTGGCGCTGGTCAACATGATGGTCGGCGAAGTGATCTTCGGCGGTGTCGGCGCCGGCATGTACGGCATGTTGCTCAACGTGTTGATCGCGGTGTTCCTCGCCGGCTTGATGATTGGACGAACCCCGGAATACCTCGGCAAGAAACTCCAGGCCAGGGAAGTGCAGTTGCTCGTCGTGACCTTGCTGGTGATGCCGGTGGGCGTGCTCGTGCTCGGTGCCATTGCCGCCAGCCTGCCAGGCCCGGCCGGCGCCATCAGCAATCCTGGCCCCCACGGCTTCAGCCAGTTGCTCTACGCCTACACCTCGGCCAGTGCCAACAACGGCTCGGCGTTTGGCGGCTTCAGCGCCAACACACCGTTTCACAACCTGATGCTCGGCCTGGGCATGTTGATCGGCCGCTTCGGCTACATCCTCCCGGTACTGGCCCTGGCTGGCAGCCTGGCGATGAAAAAGAGCGCCCCGATTGGCCAGAACAGCTTTCCTACCCACGGCCCGCTGTTCGTGACCCTGTTGACCGTCACCATCTTGCTGGTAGGCGGCCTGACTTTCCTGCCGACGCTGGCGCTGGGTCCTATCGCTGAACACTTGAGCATGGGCTTCTGA
- a CDS encoding TetR/AcrR family transcriptional regulator, with protein sequence MRYSQDHKAQTHQRIINEASARFRRDGIGATGLQPLMKALNLTHGGFYAHFTSKDELVETALRAAAAELDAHCAMLFSQEQPLHSFIDSYLSQWHLTSPDQGCPLPTMSAELGLRGQHSATTDAVLTARLKQIETALGEGRSDAESLVMMSTLLGALVLARSVKDPTLAARIMDVVRESLKTQNPEDKKADQ encoded by the coding sequence ATGCGTTATTCACAAGACCACAAAGCCCAGACCCACCAACGCATCATCAACGAAGCCTCTGCGCGCTTTCGTCGTGACGGCATTGGCGCTACCGGCCTGCAACCGTTGATGAAAGCGTTAAACCTGACGCACGGTGGCTTCTACGCGCATTTCACGTCCAAGGACGAACTGGTGGAAACCGCACTCCGGGCTGCGGCGGCCGAACTGGATGCTCATTGCGCAATGCTGTTCAGCCAGGAACAGCCATTGCACTCGTTTATCGACAGCTACCTGTCGCAATGGCACCTGACGTCCCCGGACCAGGGATGCCCGTTGCCCACCATGTCCGCCGAGCTGGGGCTCAGGGGCCAACACAGCGCGACTACCGATGCTGTGCTTACCGCACGACTCAAGCAGATTGAAACAGCCTTGGGGGAAGGACGCAGTGATGCTGAGAGCTTGGTGATGATGTCCACGCTGTTGGGCGCATTGGTGCTGGCCAGGAGTGTCAAGGATCCCACATTGGCGGCGCGAATCATGGACGTGGTCCGAGAGAGTTTGAAGACACAGAACCCAGAGGACAAAAAGGCCGATCAGTGA
- a CDS encoding glycosyltransferase family 1 protein, translating to MKVAFDHQIFCLQSYGGISRYFSRIAEQMAAEGNEVGIFSPLHRNFYLKDLPDGLVHGRRVESYPPRTTRLALIYNHLLGQREMRNWQPQVAHETYFSRFSAVPKGCPVVLTVYDMIHELFPENFSPRDKTAELKRRAVDRADHVICISQSTRQDLIRLFGVPESKLSVVHLGFEQFKPVAEKTAFESPKPYLLYVGSRHGYKNFSGLLRAVASSARLKSDFDIVAFGGGGFSEGELAQIQQLGLSFDQVRQVGGNDDVLGQLYEGAKAFVYPSLYEGFGLPPLEAMAHSCPVISSGTSSMPEVIGNAGVLFDPESSDEMAQAIERVVYSDSEITRLVTLGHERLNHFSWQRCTEETLSIYRSLQR from the coding sequence ATGAAGGTAGCTTTCGATCACCAGATATTCTGCTTGCAAAGTTACGGTGGTATATCGCGCTATTTCTCTCGCATAGCCGAGCAGATGGCGGCTGAGGGTAATGAGGTGGGGATTTTCTCACCGCTTCATCGTAATTTTTATCTTAAGGATTTGCCTGACGGCCTAGTACATGGGCGAAGAGTCGAGAGCTACCCGCCCCGCACCACGCGGTTGGCGCTGATTTATAACCATCTTCTCGGACAGCGGGAGATGCGTAATTGGCAGCCTCAAGTTGCACATGAAACCTACTTCTCACGTTTTAGCGCCGTTCCAAAAGGATGCCCGGTCGTCCTGACGGTCTACGATATGATTCATGAGTTGTTTCCCGAGAATTTTTCGCCTCGGGATAAAACCGCAGAACTGAAGCGCCGTGCGGTCGACCGGGCAGACCACGTCATTTGTATTTCGCAGAGTACTCGACAAGACCTCATTCGGTTGTTTGGCGTACCCGAGAGCAAATTGTCAGTGGTTCACCTGGGGTTTGAGCAGTTCAAACCGGTTGCTGAAAAAACTGCGTTTGAGTCGCCCAAACCCTATCTGCTGTATGTGGGCAGCCGGCATGGGTACAAAAACTTTTCAGGGTTGCTTCGTGCGGTGGCGAGTTCAGCACGGTTGAAGTCCGATTTTGATATCGTCGCGTTTGGCGGCGGGGGCTTCTCCGAAGGCGAGTTGGCGCAGATTCAACAGCTCGGTTTGTCTTTTGACCAAGTCCGCCAGGTCGGTGGTAATGACGACGTGCTGGGCCAGTTGTATGAGGGCGCCAAAGCCTTTGTCTATCCTTCTCTTTATGAGGGGTTTGGTCTGCCGCCGCTGGAAGCAATGGCGCACTCTTGCCCTGTCATCAGCAGTGGGACGAGTTCGATGCCCGAGGTCATCGGCAATGCAGGTGTGCTTTTTGATCCCGAAAGCAGTGATGAAATGGCGCAAGCGATTGAAAGAGTGGTTTACTCTGACAGCGAAATCACTAGGTTAGTGACGCTGGGTCATGAGCGTTTGAATCACTTCTCGTGGCAGCGTTGCACCGAGGAAACACTCTCGATTTACCGATCCTTACAAAGGTAA
- a CDS encoding DUF2897 family protein codes for MPWYAWLIMVVAIGSIVGGLMMLRDSANKVELTDEQRKRVAERNAQADAKDAQDR; via the coding sequence ATGCCGTGGTATGCGTGGTTGATTATGGTGGTCGCGATCGGGTCGATCGTCGGTGGGCTGATGATGCTGCGAGACAGCGCCAACAAGGTGGAACTCACCGACGAGCAACGCAAACGCGTGGCCGAACGCAACGCCCAGGCGGATGCCAAGGATGCGCAGGACCGCTGA
- the eat gene encoding ethanolamine permease, whose translation MNTQLKPTLGTLHLWGIAVGLVISGEYFGWSYGWGVAGTLGFLVTSLMVAAMYTCFIFSFTELTTAIPHAGGPFAYSRRAFGEKGGLIAGLATLIEFVFAPPAIALAIGAYLNVQFPALDPKHAAVGAYIVFMGLNILGVKLAATFELVVCVLAVAELLVFMGVVAPAFSFSNFALNGWAGSDTFGAPAIAGMFAAIPFAIWFFLAIEGAAMAAEEAKDPKRTIPKAYISGILTLVILAMGVMFFAGGVGDWRTLSNINDPLPQAMKTVVGESSGWLHMLVWIGLFGLVASFHGIILGYSRQFFALARAGYLPSFLAKLSRFQTPHRAIIAGGVVGIAAIYSDGLINLGGMTLTAAMITMAVFGAIVMYIMSMLSLFKLRKTEPLLERTFRAPGYPIVPGIALVLAVVCLVAMAWFNTLIGLIFLGFMAVGFIYFQMTAQDRADAPADAMLTGL comes from the coding sequence ATGAACACACAACTCAAACCCACCTTGGGCACCCTGCACTTATGGGGCATTGCCGTGGGGCTGGTGATCTCTGGGGAATACTTCGGCTGGAGTTATGGCTGGGGCGTAGCCGGGACATTGGGCTTTCTGGTGACCTCGTTGATGGTCGCCGCGATGTACACCTGCTTTATTTTCAGTTTCACCGAGCTGACCACCGCGATTCCCCATGCTGGCGGGCCGTTTGCCTACAGCCGTCGGGCATTTGGGGAAAAAGGCGGTTTGATCGCCGGCCTGGCCACACTCATCGAATTTGTCTTCGCACCACCGGCCATTGCCTTGGCCATCGGCGCTTACCTGAACGTGCAGTTTCCAGCGCTGGACCCCAAGCACGCGGCCGTCGGTGCCTATATCGTATTCATGGGCCTGAACATCCTCGGCGTGAAGCTCGCCGCTACCTTTGAACTGGTGGTGTGCGTGCTCGCCGTTGCAGAGTTGCTGGTGTTTATGGGTGTGGTCGCTCCAGCGTTCAGCTTCAGCAACTTCGCGCTGAACGGCTGGGCCGGATCCGACACCTTTGGCGCCCCGGCGATTGCCGGGATGTTTGCAGCCATCCCATTCGCGATCTGGTTCTTCCTGGCCATCGAAGGCGCTGCGATGGCGGCTGAAGAAGCGAAAGATCCCAAGCGTACCATTCCAAAGGCCTACATCAGCGGCATCCTGACCCTGGTGATCCTGGCCATGGGCGTGATGTTCTTTGCCGGCGGCGTGGGCGACTGGCGCACCCTGTCGAACATCAATGATCCTCTGCCGCAAGCGATGAAAACCGTCGTGGGCGAAAGCTCCGGCTGGTTGCACATGTTGGTGTGGATCGGCCTGTTCGGCCTGGTGGCGAGCTTCCACGGGATTATCCTCGGCTATTCGCGCCAGTTCTTTGCCCTGGCCCGCGCCGGTTACCTGCCGTCTTTCCTCGCCAAATTGTCGCGCTTTCAGACACCTCATCGCGCCATCATCGCCGGCGGCGTGGTCGGTATCGCCGCCATCTACAGCGACGGCCTGATCAACCTGGGCGGCATGACCCTGACAGCAGCGATGATCACCATGGCGGTGTTCGGCGCCATCGTCATGTACATCATGAGCATGCTCAGCCTGTTCAAACTGCGTAAGACCGAACCGCTGCTGGAACGCACCTTCCGCGCACCGGGTTACCCGATCGTGCCAGGAATTGCGCTGGTACTGGCCGTGGTGTGCCTAGTGGCCATGGCGTGGTTCAACACGCTGATCGGGTTGATCTTCCTGGGCTTTATGGCCGTGGGCTTCATCTACTTCCAGATGACCGCACAGGATCGTGCCGATGCGCCAGCGGATGCAATGTTGACCGGGCTCTAA
- a CDS encoding ComEA family DNA-binding protein: MQNTYLTSLLFAFLTSFSIAANAAPSIKPEAPAPITAQMSSVEQSAKVNLNAADAETLRRDLFGIGAAKARAIIAYRESNGPFTAVDELLEVKGIGKALLEKNRDRLVIN; the protein is encoded by the coding sequence ATGCAAAACACCTACCTCACCTCCTTGCTCTTCGCCTTCCTCACCAGCTTTTCCATCGCCGCTAATGCAGCCCCGTCCATCAAGCCAGAAGCGCCGGCGCCTATCACCGCGCAGATGAGCAGTGTCGAGCAATCCGCCAAGGTCAACCTGAACGCCGCCGACGCCGAGACCCTGCGTCGTGACTTGTTCGGCATTGGTGCCGCGAAGGCCAGGGCAATCATCGCCTACCGTGAAAGCAATGGCCCATTCACGGCGGTTGATGAGTTGTTGGAAGTGAAGGGTATTGGCAAGGCGTTGCTGGAGAAAAATCGCGATAGGCTGGTCATTAACTAA
- a CDS encoding DUF1989 domain-containing protein, with product MYKDYPAAYQVSKGSALQVDTAFYERIRDRANQRTLIEQFEVPIRTGRAWKVPAGHVFRVTTPVGPQVGDFNVWNANDPRERLWAARTRQLQGAHVSTHDRLWSNLPFLRPLVTITDDSLANYGIDEHGGRLHDLLGTRCDPYVNRMLTGEDFHHHCHSNLTRAVLPHGLTEFDVHDVLNIFQCTGLNHDDMYFMKACPAQKGDYLEFFAEIDVLCALSTCPGGDLSLPMWGPDAQDPLTVCRPLGVEIYKLEDELLSGWSQPERAAYKGQHGLQIAKADWE from the coding sequence ATGTATAAAGATTATCCGGCGGCTTATCAGGTCAGCAAAGGTTCGGCGCTACAGGTCGACACAGCATTCTATGAGCGTATTCGTGACCGCGCGAACCAACGCACATTGATCGAGCAATTCGAGGTGCCGATCCGCACGGGCAGGGCCTGGAAGGTGCCGGCCGGGCATGTATTTCGTGTCACCACACCGGTTGGCCCACAGGTGGGCGACTTCAACGTGTGGAACGCCAATGACCCTCGCGAACGCCTCTGGGCGGCGCGCACTCGACAACTGCAGGGCGCCCATGTCAGCACCCACGACCGCTTATGGTCCAACCTGCCGTTCCTGCGTCCTTTGGTCACCATCACTGACGATAGCCTGGCCAATTACGGCATCGACGAGCACGGCGGGCGCCTGCATGATTTGCTGGGTACGCGCTGCGATCCTTACGTGAACCGCATGCTGACCGGTGAGGACTTCCATCACCATTGCCATTCGAACCTGACGCGCGCGGTATTGCCCCACGGCCTGACGGAATTCGACGTGCACGACGTGTTGAATATTTTCCAGTGCACCGGCCTTAACCACGACGACATGTATTTCATGAAGGCCTGCCCGGCGCAGAAGGGCGATTACCTGGAGTTCTTTGCCGAGATTGATGTGCTGTGCGCGCTGTCGACGTGCCCGGGTGGGGATTTGTCGCTGCCGATGTGGGGGCCGGACGCGCAGGATCCGCTGACGGTGTGTCGTCCGCTGGGGGTCGAGATTTATAAGTTGGAAGATGAATTACTGAGCGGCTGGAGCCAGCCGGAGCGTGCTGCCTACAAGGGGCAGCACGGGTTGCAGATCGCCAAGGCGGATTGGGAGTAG
- a CDS encoding nucleoside-diphosphate sugar epimerase/dehydratase: MEMLRTYLLSLPRRYKRSIQVAADVLLVWLALWMAFVVRLGIDEMINPVLMHFWLFLAAPVIAIPLFIHFGMYRAVMRYFGNDALIAIIKAVSLASLVLAVVMYWYSNPRAVVPRSIIFNYWWLSLVMIGGLRLAMRQYFLGDWFTAAQHVPFTSRDNGLPKVAIYGAGSAGNQLVAALRMGRVMRPVAFIDDDISISDRVISGLQVYKPKHIQRMIDDTGAEEILLAIPSSNRGRRREILGFLEGFPLHVRSVPGFMDLASGRVKVDDIQEVDIADLLGRDTVPAQDELLEHCIKGQSVLVTGAGGSIGSELCRQILSLRPTTLLLFEHSEFNLYSILSELEQRIVRESLSVKLLPILGSVRDQRKLLDVMKTWRVDTIYHAAAYKHVPMVEHNIAEGILNNVMGTLNTAQAALQSGASNFVLISTDKAVRPTNVMGSTKRLAELTLQALSRELAPVLFRDNANVSRVNKTRFTMVRFGNVLGSSGSVIPLFHKQIKSGGPLTVTHPKITRYFMTIPEAAQLVIQAGSMGQGGDVFVLDMGEPVKIVELAEKMIHLSGLSVRSDRNPQGDIAIEFTGLRPGEKLYEELLIGDNVVATQHPMIMSANEDHLSWDVLKDKLAELLAAVDQDDYTRVRQLLRDTVSGYSPDGEIVDWIYQQRRREP, encoded by the coding sequence ATGGAGATGTTGCGAACCTATTTGTTGAGTTTGCCTCGTCGGTACAAAAGATCCATTCAAGTGGCGGCGGATGTCCTGCTGGTATGGTTGGCGCTGTGGATGGCATTTGTTGTGCGCCTGGGCATCGACGAGATGATCAACCCGGTCCTGATGCATTTCTGGCTGTTTTTAGCGGCTCCGGTTATTGCCATTCCACTGTTTATTCACTTCGGCATGTACCGCGCGGTCATGCGCTATTTTGGCAACGATGCGCTGATCGCAATCATAAAGGCCGTCAGCCTTGCATCGTTGGTACTGGCGGTTGTCATGTATTGGTACAGCAACCCCCGAGCCGTCGTTCCACGGTCGATTATTTTCAATTACTGGTGGCTTAGCCTGGTGATGATCGGCGGTTTACGATTGGCCATGCGTCAGTATTTTCTTGGCGATTGGTTTACTGCTGCACAGCATGTGCCGTTCACCAGCCGCGACAATGGCTTGCCCAAGGTTGCCATCTACGGGGCGGGTTCTGCCGGAAACCAGCTGGTCGCGGCCCTGCGCATGGGCCGGGTCATGCGCCCGGTGGCGTTTATTGATGACGATATCAGTATTTCTGATCGGGTCATTTCCGGTTTACAGGTCTATAAACCCAAACACATCCAGCGCATGATCGACGACACAGGCGCCGAAGAAATTCTCCTGGCGATTCCCTCTTCCAATCGCGGTCGCCGGCGTGAAATTCTCGGTTTTCTGGAAGGATTTCCGCTGCATGTAAGAAGTGTTCCTGGGTTTATGGATCTGGCCAGTGGCCGAGTCAAAGTAGATGATATTCAGGAAGTCGACATTGCCGATTTGCTTGGTCGCGACACCGTTCCCGCTCAGGATGAATTGCTTGAGCATTGCATCAAGGGGCAAAGCGTTCTGGTCACGGGAGCCGGTGGCTCGATCGGCTCTGAGTTGTGCCGACAAATCTTGTCCCTTCGCCCAACTACGCTACTGTTGTTCGAGCACAGTGAGTTCAATCTCTACAGCATTCTTTCGGAGCTGGAACAGCGTATTGTTCGTGAGTCATTATCGGTAAAGCTTCTACCGATCTTGGGGTCGGTGCGAGACCAGCGTAAATTACTCGATGTTATGAAAACTTGGCGAGTGGACACGATCTACCACGCGGCCGCTTATAAGCACGTCCCGATGGTGGAGCATAATATCGCGGAGGGTATCCTCAATAATGTAATGGGCACGTTGAATACGGCCCAGGCGGCGCTGCAGTCGGGTGCATCCAACTTTGTGCTGATCTCAACCGACAAAGCAGTTCGCCCCACCAACGTGATGGGGAGTACTAAGCGCTTGGCGGAGTTAACGCTTCAAGCCCTCAGTCGAGAGTTGGCGCCTGTTTTGTTTCGCGACAACGCCAACGTTTCACGTGTCAATAAAACCCGTTTCACCATGGTTCGATTTGGGAATGTCTTAGGTTCATCTGGGTCCGTTATCCCGCTGTTCCACAAACAGATCAAATCCGGCGGCCCGTTGACCGTCACCCATCCGAAAATCACACGCTATTTCATGACGATTCCAGAAGCTGCTCAGTTGGTCATCCAGGCCGGCTCCATGGGGCAGGGGGGGGACGTGTTTGTACTCGACATGGGCGAACCGGTAAAAATCGTCGAGCTTGCCGAGAAGATGATCCACCTTTCAGGCCTGAGCGTTCGTTCCGACAGAAATCCCCAAGGTGATATTGCCATCGAGTTCACCGGGCTTCGCCCTGGCGAAAAGCTTTACGAAGAGTTGCTTATTGGTGACAACGTAGTGGCCACTCAGCATCCGATGATTATGAGTGCCAATGAGGATCATCTGTCGTGGGATGTACTGAAGGACAAGCTGGCTGAGTTGCTGGCCGCCGTAGATCAAGACGACTACACTCGCGTGCGCCAACTCCTGCGCGATACTGTCAGTGGTTATTCTCCGGACGGGGAGATCGTTGATTGGATCTACCAGCAGCGCCGCAGGGAACCCTGA
- the kdpF gene encoding K(+)-transporting ATPase subunit F, whose amino-acid sequence MSVLDGVSLLLAVALFIYLLVALLRADRN is encoded by the coding sequence ATGAGTGTTCTGGACGGGGTGTCACTGCTATTGGCCGTGGCGCTGTTCATTTATCTGCTGGTTGCGCTGTTACGCGCGGATCGGAACTAG